A DNA window from Roseofilum capinflatum BLCC-M114 contains the following coding sequences:
- the gyrA gene encoding DNA gyrase subunit A, translating into MSTPLDRIVPTDLRNEMSRSYLEYAMSVIVGRALPDARDGLKPVHRRILYAMHELGLTPDRPFRKCARVVGEVLGKYHPHGDTAVYDALVRMAQDFSMRSPLINGHGNFGSVDNDPPAAMRYTECRLQAIATEAMLQDIEAETVDFLDNFDGSQQEPIVLPARVPQLLLNGSAGIAVGMATNIPPHNLGELIDGLVALIENPDLTDTALMQYIPGPDFPTGGKILGTSGIQEAYTLGRGSITMRGIADIETIEHRGRPSRDAIIVTQLPYQVNKAALIERIAELVNDKRIEGIADIRDESDRDGMRIVVELRRDAYPRVVLNNLYKQTPLQTNFGANMLALVNQDPQLLSLKHFLSVFLEFRVETITRRTQYELRKAEERDHLLQGLLIAMQYLDEIIQLIRHAADTPSAKTELIEDYSLSELQADAILQMQLRRLTALEAEKIRQEHEDLQLRIADLKDILANRNRILEMIKAECADLKQKFATPRRTQIERAEGDLVDMDLIANEKAVILITEQGYIKRMPVDTFDAQSRATRGKSGAKIKEDDGIDHFLTCCDHDSLLFFSDRGVVYRLLAYQIPSGSRNAKGTPLVQMLPIPMDEKITSIIPVSEFSDHEYLVMLTQNGYIKRTTLDAFSNIRTNGLIAISLGEGDQLRWVRRATEEDSIIIASGQGKAIHFRTNTQQLRPLGRTARGVRAMKLVDGDRLISMDILPGQVLNELMVDQTEEEETNEQPETEDIDTTPLGPWALVVTTRGYGKRVPVNQFRLQNRSGKGIIATKFKSHKANDELAALRIVHPDDELMMVTSRGIIIRQSTNAISVQSRGATGVLVQRLDKDDSIVAVALVPTHAEETTEGEQEVELTPELDSPQPLSE; encoded by the coding sequence AGTTCACCGCCGCATTTTATATGCTATGCACGAGTTGGGCTTAACCCCCGATCGCCCCTTCCGTAAATGCGCCCGTGTCGTCGGGGAAGTCCTCGGTAAATATCACCCCCATGGCGATACCGCCGTTTATGATGCCCTCGTGCGGATGGCCCAAGACTTCTCCATGCGATCGCCCCTGATCAACGGCCATGGCAACTTCGGCTCCGTAGACAACGATCCTCCAGCAGCCATGCGGTACACCGAATGTCGCTTGCAGGCGATCGCCACCGAAGCCATGCTGCAAGACATCGAAGCCGAAACCGTAGACTTTCTCGACAACTTCGACGGCTCCCAACAGGAACCCATTGTTCTCCCTGCCAGGGTTCCCCAACTACTCCTCAACGGTTCGGCTGGTATTGCCGTGGGAATGGCCACCAATATCCCCCCCCATAACCTGGGAGAACTGATCGATGGTCTAGTCGCCCTCATTGAAAATCCGGATCTAACCGATACCGCGCTCATGCAGTATATTCCCGGCCCCGACTTCCCCACCGGTGGCAAAATCTTGGGAACCTCCGGCATCCAAGAAGCCTATACCCTGGGGCGCGGCTCGATTACCATGCGCGGCATCGCCGACATTGAAACCATCGAACACAGGGGAAGACCCTCGCGGGATGCCATTATTGTTACTCAACTGCCCTACCAGGTGAATAAGGCTGCCCTAATTGAGCGGATTGCCGAACTCGTCAATGATAAACGCATCGAAGGGATTGCCGATATTCGCGATGAGAGCGATCGCGACGGAATGCGGATTGTCGTCGAACTCCGGCGGGATGCCTATCCTAGAGTCGTTCTCAACAACCTCTACAAACAAACCCCCCTACAAACCAACTTTGGGGCCAATATGCTGGCCCTAGTCAACCAAGACCCCCAACTGCTTTCGCTCAAACACTTCCTCAGCGTCTTCCTCGAATTCCGCGTCGAAACCATCACCCGCCGCACCCAATACGAACTCCGCAAAGCAGAAGAGCGAGACCATCTCTTGCAAGGCTTGCTGATTGCCATGCAATACCTCGATGAAATTATCCAACTCATTCGTCACGCTGCCGATACCCCCAGTGCCAAAACCGAGCTGATCGAAGACTATTCCCTCTCCGAACTGCAAGCGGATGCCATTTTGCAAATGCAACTGCGGCGACTCACCGCTCTAGAAGCAGAAAAAATCCGTCAAGAACATGAAGACCTGCAACTTCGCATTGCCGACCTAAAAGACATTCTCGCCAACCGGAACCGCATCCTAGAGATGATTAAGGCAGAATGTGCAGACCTGAAACAAAAATTTGCCACCCCTCGCCGCACCCAAATCGAAAGAGCAGAAGGGGATCTCGTCGATATGGACTTGATCGCCAATGAAAAAGCGGTGATCTTAATTACGGAACAGGGCTATATTAAACGGATGCCCGTCGATACCTTTGATGCCCAAAGTCGGGCAACACGGGGTAAGTCCGGCGCAAAAATCAAAGAAGATGATGGCATTGACCATTTCTTAACTTGTTGCGATCATGATAGTTTGCTGTTTTTTAGCGATCGCGGGGTCGTCTATCGTCTCCTGGCCTATCAGATTCCCAGTGGTTCCCGCAATGCAAAAGGCACACCGCTCGTTCAAATGTTGCCCATCCCCATGGATGAGAAAATTACCTCCATCATCCCGGTATCCGAATTTAGCGACCATGAATACTTGGTCATGCTCACCCAAAATGGCTATATTAAACGCACGACCCTTGATGCCTTTAGTAATATTCGCACCAATGGATTAATCGCCATTTCTTTAGGAGAAGGGGATCAGTTGCGTTGGGTCAGACGAGCAACGGAAGAAGATAGCATTATTATTGCTTCTGGCCAGGGCAAAGCCATTCATTTCCGAACCAATACCCAGCAGTTGCGTCCCCTCGGTCGTACAGCGCGGGGAGTGCGAGCCATGAAACTGGTGGATGGCGATCGCCTAATTAGCATGGATATTCTACCCGGTCAGGTTCTCAATGAGCTAATGGTCGATCAGACCGAAGAAGAAGAGACCAACGAGCAACCAGAAACCGAAGACATAGATACCACTCCCCTGGGCCCCTGGGCTTTAGTCGTCACCACCAGAGGCTATGGAAAACGAGTTCCCGTGAACCAATTCCGACTGCAAAATCGCTCCGGAAAAGGCATTATTGCCACCAAATTCAAATCCCATAAAGCCAACGACGAGTTAGCCGCCCTACGCATCGTTCACCCCGACGACGAGTTAATGATGGTCACCTCCCGTGGCATCATTATTCGCCAGTCCACTAACGCCATTTCCGTACAATCCCGTGGTGCAACCGGAGTCTTGGTGCAGCGCTTAGATAAGGATGATTCGATTGTTGCCGTTGCCCTGGTTCCCACCCACGCAGAAGAAACGACAGAGGGAGAGCAAGAGGTAGAGTTAACCCCTGAACTCGACTCCCCCCAACCCTTATCGGAATAA
- the rsmD gene encoding 16S rRNA (guanine(966)-N(2))-methyltransferase RsmD has translation MRIYGNRVIKTLSGSLTRPTAGRVREAVFNIWQGSIEGCRWLDLCAGSGSMGAEALCRGASWVVGIEQSGRACGIIRQNWQQMASADRFRVWSGDVVKRLQRLEGDRFDRIYFDPPYQSSLYQPVLEAIADLHLLSDTGELAVEHSPQLPPPGELDGLEILRQKVYGNSAVTFYQVN, from the coding sequence ATGCGTATTTATGGCAATCGTGTGATTAAAACCCTTTCCGGTTCTCTGACTCGCCCAACTGCTGGGCGAGTGCGAGAAGCGGTATTTAATATTTGGCAAGGTTCGATTGAGGGCTGTCGCTGGTTAGATTTGTGTGCAGGCAGTGGCTCCATGGGAGCGGAAGCCTTGTGTCGGGGGGCAAGTTGGGTGGTGGGTATTGAACAGTCAGGTCGAGCTTGTGGGATAATTCGCCAAAATTGGCAACAGATGGCATCGGCGGATCGATTTCGGGTTTGGTCTGGGGATGTGGTGAAGCGGTTACAGCGCTTAGAGGGCGATCGCTTCGATCGCATTTATTTCGATCCACCCTATCAGAGTTCATTATATCAGCCGGTGTTAGAGGCGATCGCCGATCTTCATCTGCTCTCAGATACCGGAGAACTCGCGGTTGAGCATTCCCCCCAACTCCCTCCTCCAGGTGAGCTAGATGGCTTAGAAATTCTTCGCCAAAAGGTTTACGGGAATAGTGCTGTGACCTTTTATCAAGTTAATTGA
- a CDS encoding RsmB/NOP family class I SAM-dependent RNA methyltransferase, whose protein sequence is MSSKLLKQFSDRLWNDPQVRDQFIQAFDQPPPLHPCILWCQDPPLERPFAVEPPQPWQPDRVDRLSLGAQPGKHPAHDRGAYYCLDFSSVFAASPLLQLSDLKTAIDVCAAPGGKSLFTWHILQPDLLLCNEVVGKRLGTLMANLRRCHVSNFVNQQPGAIATQLDPHRLAQHFPQAFQLVLIDAPCSGQSLLLKHKQVPGCFHKVTRNRNANRQKRIIGNSAQLVAPQGYLLYMTCTYSLEENEQVCHWLLKKYPHFQPIPVPHLLAYQSHLTDLPCYRLWPHQGLGAGAFTALFQNQNLGEACTISLDDLATINRL, encoded by the coding sequence ATGTCCTCTAAACTTCTGAAGCAGTTTAGCGATCGCCTCTGGAACGATCCCCAAGTACGGGATCAATTCATCCAAGCCTTCGATCAGCCCCCTCCCTTACATCCCTGTATTCTCTGGTGTCAAGACCCCCCTTTAGAGCGTCCCTTTGCCGTAGAACCCCCCCAACCTTGGCAACCGGATCGGGTGGATCGACTCAGTTTAGGAGCGCAACCGGGAAAACATCCTGCCCACGATCGCGGAGCCTATTATTGTCTCGACTTTTCTTCTGTATTTGCCGCTTCTCCTCTGTTGCAGCTCTCAGACCTGAAAACGGCGATCGATGTTTGCGCTGCTCCGGGAGGTAAAAGTTTATTCACCTGGCATATTCTGCAACCGGACTTACTCCTGTGCAATGAAGTGGTTGGTAAGCGCCTGGGAACCCTGATGGCCAACTTAAGGCGCTGTCACGTTTCTAACTTTGTCAATCAGCAACCGGGGGCGATCGCCACCCAACTCGACCCCCACCGACTGGCTCAACACTTCCCCCAAGCCTTTCAGCTCGTCCTCATTGATGCACCCTGTAGCGGTCAATCCCTATTATTGAAACACAAACAAGTCCCCGGATGTTTTCATAAAGTCACCCGCAACCGCAATGCCAACCGGCAAAAACGAATTATCGGCAATTCCGCTCAATTAGTCGCGCCCCAAGGTTATCTCCTTTACATGACTTGCACTTATTCTCTGGAAGAAAACGAGCAAGTTTGCCACTGGTTACTGAAAAAATACCCCCACTTTCAACCCATTCCCGTGCCCCATCTTCTCGCTTACCAATCCCATCTTACTGACCTCCCCTGCTATCGTCTTTGGCCTCACCAAGGGTTAGGCGCTGGTGCATTTACCGCCCTCTTTCAAAACCAGAATTTGGGGGAAGCCTGTACAATTTCTCTTGATGATTTAGCGACTATTAATCGTTTATAG
- a CDS encoding trifunctional serine/threonine-protein kinase/ATP-binding protein/sensor histidine kinase gives MINLSGYQILAKIYESDKTVVYRGCQQKGNLPVILKLLKSEYPTGEERNRYQQEFELLNRLNLDSVVKAYSLETHQNSLVMVLEDFGGESLKQLLASQKFTLLGFLNLAIQIVKSLGDLHQANIIHKDINPANIVFNPATGKVKLVDLSISGMLNREDEPSPHAPTIEGTLAYMSPEQTGRLNRSLDYRTDFYSLGVTFYELLTHKLPFEATETMELIHCHIAKQPTAPYVINPEIPQIVSDLVIKLLAKNAEERYQSSWGLLADLERCLVNLKENDQIDLFPLGEQDISDKFKIPEKLYGRDKEIDTLLAAFERVADGHKEFMLVSGYSGIGKSALVQEIYKPITRKNGYFILGKFDQFQRSIPYFAIVKAFSELVNLLLTESEEKLKAWKEKLLVALGPNGQIIIDVIPEIEYIIGPQSPVIELGPTESQNRFNLVFQNFVQIFCRPEHPLVMFLDDLQWADSATLKLIELMLTEAEVKHFFLIGAYRDNEVSPSHPLMMMVDSLRIQSVNLSEIHLKNLNLNQIGQLISQTLHQDQGSVQSLANLIKNKTEGNPFFVNEFLKTLYQEKLLTFIPPQPETMGGWSWDLEEIESMSITENVVDLMISKLRKLPEKTQEVLRLSACLGNQFDLNTLSLIYEKESYGTFQDLLPAIEEKMIQANSGRDVVDFDLVTAPLLILNYKFSHDRVQQAAYTLIDEVDKKAVHLKIGRMLLERTPVEYRNERIFELVDHMNVGRSLITERDEILELAQLNLEAGKRAKDATAFVAAAQYLREAMSRLPDNIWQFDHGFAFSLYKERADVEYLNGNFAESEALIDEVLVHAQSDFEKAEIYNILLIQNTLRGQYQKAVEIGRNALDLLGIDVPSEGLDGVIPQELEKAGQALGNRPILSLLEQPKMENPVSEMKVKLLNNLAPPTYMLNIQLWTLMILKGATLVLEEGYTPEVGFFLPTYGILLVNLFGEYRNAYDLGRVAYQLNQKWGHPTYKAGVCLISTLNYWFNPVKDSTPLGNEAYQSALDSGDLPYAGYVLHNQSLNFFVQGKPINEILEEVPKYLPFAQKTENQLVTDILLGLQLVLLNLDDRTDEPLNFDGPNVTEGEYIELCQQNQNTFALCIYQIFKMQTLYLYGNLEAALALSETIANQLQSILGTVPVTEYNFYSSLLYLSAYGVTEEAEREALLSKVRENQRQLKVWSENCAANFLSKYLLVEAELAAVQNDLELAIDLYDRAIAVATEHELIPLQAIANERAAEFWVQKNKASYALVHLREAYYHYQKWGIKRKVASLKLAYPQLEAKLNQPTNGIDVAKTIHTSTNSISNSLDLNTVLKASQAISSEIVLDKLLGNLMQILIENAGAQSGFLLLPKEGKLLISASASVDEETIITQDSTAVETSEELPITVINYVERSLSDVVLSHACREGQFTNDPYLTKRQVKSLLCIPIVSQGQLISILYLENNLTTDAFTADRIEVLQVLSSQAAIALDNALLYASVEQKVQERTQELNQKNQDLSQTLEELQRTQAQLIQTEKMSGLGQMVAGVAHEINNPVSFIYGNLAPATEYVEDLLSLIDLYQSHYPNPVEEIEDRIDDIDLDFISEDLKNLLNSMQVGAERIRKIILSLRNFSRLDEADKKPVNLHDGLDSTLLILQNRLKESGNEKEIKIVKEYGNLPLVNCYASQLNQVFMNLLTNACDAMQDQRNTETPEDRQPSITVRTQVTDRQSVEVIVADNGPGMSEETVKRIFNPFYTTKPVGSGTGLGLSISYQIVVEKHSGQLSCISQPGEGAQFIVEIPLRPTEEE, from the coding sequence ATGATCAATCTAAGCGGCTACCAAATTCTTGCCAAAATCTACGAAAGTGACAAAACAGTAGTCTATCGGGGTTGTCAACAAAAAGGGAATCTGCCCGTGATTCTCAAGTTACTCAAATCTGAGTATCCCACTGGGGAAGAGAGAAATCGATATCAGCAAGAGTTTGAACTCCTCAATCGCCTCAATCTCGATAGCGTGGTTAAGGCTTACAGCCTAGAAACCCATCAAAACTCTTTAGTGATGGTTTTAGAGGATTTCGGGGGAGAATCCTTAAAACAGTTGTTAGCCTCTCAAAAATTTACCCTGTTAGGATTTTTGAACTTAGCCATCCAAATTGTTAAAAGTTTGGGAGATTTGCATCAAGCCAATATTATTCATAAAGATATCAATCCGGCTAATATTGTCTTTAATCCCGCGACCGGAAAAGTCAAACTGGTTGATTTAAGTATATCGGGAATGCTCAATCGAGAGGATGAACCCTCTCCTCATGCTCCGACGATTGAAGGGACTTTAGCTTATATGTCCCCAGAGCAAACTGGAAGACTCAATCGCAGCTTAGACTATCGCACAGATTTCTATTCCTTGGGGGTCACCTTTTATGAACTGCTGACCCATAAGCTGCCTTTTGAAGCCACAGAAACGATGGAACTCATCCATTGTCATATTGCGAAACAACCCACGGCTCCCTATGTTATAAATCCAGAAATTCCTCAGATTGTTTCTGATTTGGTGATCAAATTACTGGCTAAAAATGCTGAGGAGCGCTACCAAAGTAGTTGGGGATTACTGGCCGATTTAGAACGGTGTTTGGTGAATCTCAAAGAAAATGACCAGATCGACTTATTTCCGTTAGGGGAACAAGATATTTCCGATAAATTTAAGATTCCGGAAAAACTCTATGGAAGGGATAAGGAAATCGATACCCTGTTGGCGGCTTTTGAGCGAGTCGCTGATGGTCATAAGGAATTTATGCTGGTGAGCGGCTATTCTGGGATCGGAAAATCGGCTTTAGTGCAAGAAATTTATAAGCCCATCACCCGTAAAAATGGCTATTTTATCCTGGGTAAATTCGATCAATTTCAGAGGAGTATTCCCTATTTTGCTATCGTTAAAGCTTTTTCTGAGTTGGTCAATTTATTACTGACGGAAAGTGAAGAGAAATTAAAAGCCTGGAAAGAGAAGTTATTAGTCGCCCTGGGCCCCAATGGGCAAATTATTATTGATGTTATTCCTGAAATTGAATATATTATTGGCCCTCAATCCCCCGTCATTGAATTAGGGCCAACTGAATCCCAAAATCGATTTAATTTAGTCTTTCAAAATTTTGTGCAAATTTTCTGTCGCCCAGAACATCCCTTAGTGATGTTCTTAGATGACTTACAATGGGCAGATTCTGCCACGTTGAAGTTGATTGAGCTAATGTTGACAGAAGCAGAGGTAAAACACTTTTTCTTAATTGGAGCCTATCGAGATAATGAAGTCAGTCCCAGTCATCCTCTGATGATGATGGTGGATTCCCTGCGAATTCAGTCGGTGAATCTGAGCGAAATTCACTTAAAAAATCTAAACTTAAATCAAATTGGCCAGTTAATTTCTCAGACTCTGCATCAAGACCAAGGGTCAGTTCAGTCTTTGGCAAATTTGATCAAAAATAAAACAGAAGGGAATCCCTTTTTTGTGAATGAGTTTCTGAAAACTTTATACCAAGAAAAGCTGCTCACGTTTATCCCGCCTCAGCCGGAGACCATGGGCGGATGGTCTTGGGATTTAGAAGAAATTGAGTCCATGAGTATTACCGAGAATGTGGTGGACTTAATGATTAGTAAGTTACGGAAGTTACCAGAAAAGACGCAGGAGGTTTTACGATTATCGGCTTGTTTGGGGAATCAATTTGACTTAAATACCCTGTCTTTGATTTATGAAAAGGAATCCTATGGCACATTTCAAGATTTGTTGCCTGCCATTGAAGAAAAAATGATCCAAGCGAATTCGGGTCGCGATGTGGTTGATTTTGATTTGGTGACGGCTCCTTTATTAATCTTAAATTATAAGTTTTCCCACGATCGCGTTCAACAAGCGGCTTATACTTTGATTGATGAGGTGGATAAAAAGGCGGTGCATCTGAAAATCGGGCGAATGCTGTTGGAGAGAACGCCGGTTGAGTATCGCAATGAACGGATTTTTGAGTTGGTCGATCATATGAATGTGGGTCGATCTTTGATTACGGAGAGGGATGAAATCCTGGAATTGGCTCAACTGAATTTGGAAGCTGGGAAGCGAGCGAAAGATGCTACGGCTTTTGTGGCTGCTGCTCAATATCTCAGGGAGGCAATGAGTCGTCTACCGGATAATATTTGGCAGTTCGATCATGGGTTTGCGTTTTCGTTGTATAAGGAACGGGCAGATGTAGAGTATCTGAATGGAAATTTTGCTGAGTCAGAAGCTTTAATTGACGAGGTTTTAGTTCATGCTCAGTCGGATTTTGAGAAAGCGGAAATTTATAATATTCTATTAATTCAAAATACGCTCAGAGGTCAATATCAAAAGGCGGTAGAAATTGGCAGAAATGCCCTTGATTTGTTAGGGATAGATGTACCGAGTGAGGGTTTAGATGGGGTGATTCCCCAGGAGTTAGAGAAGGCGGGTCAAGCGTTAGGGAATCGCCCTATCTTATCGTTGCTTGAGCAGCCGAAAATGGAGAATCCGGTTAGCGAAATGAAGGTGAAGTTATTAAATAATTTGGCTCCACCGACGTATATGCTGAATATTCAGTTGTGGACGCTGATGATTCTTAAGGGTGCAACGTTGGTTTTAGAGGAAGGATACACACCAGAAGTGGGGTTCTTTTTGCCTACCTATGGCATTTTGTTGGTGAATTTGTTTGGAGAATACCGCAATGCCTACGATCTGGGACGGGTGGCTTATCAACTCAATCAAAAGTGGGGACATCCTACTTATAAGGCTGGTGTTTGTTTAATTAGCACTTTGAATTATTGGTTTAATCCTGTGAAAGATTCCACCCCGTTAGGCAATGAGGCTTATCAATCTGCGTTGGATTCCGGTGATTTACCCTATGCGGGTTATGTTTTACATAATCAGTCTCTTAATTTCTTTGTTCAAGGTAAACCGATTAACGAGATTTTAGAAGAGGTTCCGAAGTATTTACCTTTTGCCCAAAAAACGGAAAATCAATTGGTGACCGATATTTTACTGGGCTTACAGTTGGTGCTGTTGAATTTGGACGATCGAACGGATGAGCCGTTGAATTTTGATGGGCCGAATGTTACTGAAGGGGAGTATATTGAGCTGTGCCAGCAAAATCAGAATACGTTTGCTTTGTGTATTTATCAGATTTTTAAGATGCAAACGTTATATTTGTATGGCAATCTGGAGGCTGCTTTAGCTCTGAGTGAGACGATCGCCAATCAACTTCAGTCGATTCTGGGGACTGTGCCGGTTACTGAGTATAATTTCTATTCTTCTTTGCTGTATTTATCGGCTTATGGGGTGACTGAGGAAGCAGAGAGAGAGGCTCTGTTAAGCAAGGTGAGAGAGAATCAACGGCAACTAAAGGTATGGTCGGAAAACTGTGCGGCTAATTTCTTGTCTAAATATTTACTGGTAGAGGCGGAATTGGCTGCTGTGCAAAATGATCTGGAGTTGGCGATCGATCTTTACGATCGCGCGATCGCCGTTGCTACAGAACATGAGTTAATTCCGCTACAGGCGATCGCCAATGAACGGGCGGCTGAGTTTTGGGTGCAAAAAAATAAAGCTTCCTATGCTCTTGTCCATCTGCGAGAGGCTTACTATCATTACCAGAAGTGGGGGATCAAGCGCAAAGTGGCTTCTCTGAAATTAGCCTATCCCCAATTAGAAGCCAAATTAAATCAACCCACCAATGGGATAGATGTGGCTAAAACCATTCACACCTCCACCAACTCGATTTCTAATAGCCTAGATTTAAATACAGTCCTCAAAGCCTCTCAAGCCATTTCCAGTGAAATCGTTTTGGATAAGCTTTTAGGGAACTTAATGCAAATCTTGATTGAAAATGCCGGAGCGCAATCCGGATTTTTGCTGCTGCCCAAGGAAGGCAAGTTGCTGATTTCTGCGTCGGCTTCGGTAGATGAGGAAACCATTATCACTCAAGACTCAACAGCCGTAGAAACGAGTGAAGAGCTTCCCATTACCGTGATTAACTATGTGGAGCGATCGCTCTCGGATGTGGTTTTAAGCCATGCCTGTCGAGAAGGGCAATTTACTAACGATCCTTATCTTACTAAACGACAGGTAAAATCCCTGCTGTGTATCCCCATTGTCAGCCAAGGCCAACTGATTAGTATCCTGTACTTAGAGAATAACTTAACCACTGATGCCTTCACTGCTGATCGCATTGAAGTGCTGCAAGTTTTATCCTCCCAAGCGGCGATCGCCCTCGATAATGCCCTCCTCTATGCCTCCGTCGAGCAGAAAGTGCAAGAGCGTACCCAAGAATTAAACCAGAAAAATCAAGATTTATCTCAAACCCTAGAAGAGTTACAACGAACCCAAGCCCAACTGATTCAAACAGAAAAAATGTCCGGTTTAGGTCAAATGGTCGCTGGTGTTGCCCATGAAATCAATAATCCTGTGAGTTTTATCTATGGGAACCTAGCCCCGGCGACAGAATATGTTGAAGATTTACTGTCTCTCATCGATCTTTACCAAAGCCATTATCCTAATCCAGTGGAAGAAATTGAAGATCGAATTGACGATATTGATTTAGACTTTATCAGTGAAGATCTCAAAAATCTGCTCAATTCCATGCAAGTCGGAGCTGAACGCATCCGTAAGATTATCCTCTCCCTACGCAACTTCTCCCGTCTAGATGAAGCAGACAAAAAACCAGTTAACCTGCATGATGGATTAGATAGTACCCTCTTGATTTTGCAAAATCGGCTCAAAGAGTCGGGGAATGAAAAAGAAATTAAAATTGTTAAAGAGTATGGTAATTTACCTCTCGTCAATTGCTACGCCTCGCAACTCAATCAAGTGTTCATGAATTTATTAACCAATGCTTGCGATGCGATGCAAGATCAGAGAAATACCGAAACCCCTGAAGATCGGCAACCTTCGATTACGGTTCGGACTCAAGTCACCGATCGCCAATCTGTAGAAGTGATCGTTGCCGATAATGGCCCGGGGATGAGTGAGGAAACTGTGAAACGGATCTTTAACCCTTTTTATACTACTAAACCCGTAGGTTCTGGAACCGGTTTAGGCTTATCCATTAGTTATCAAATTGTGGTAGAAAAACATAGCGGACAACTCAGTTGTATTTCTCAACCGGGAGAGGGCGCTCAGTTTATTGTGGAAATTCCTTTACGACCTACGGAGGAGGAATAG